Part of the Pseudomonas baltica genome is shown below.
CGGAAGCCCTTGATCGATTCGCCGACATCGGTGCCGAGGTTCTTCAGTTTCTTGGTACCGAATATCAGCACGACGACCACCAGAATGACGATCCAGTGTTTCCAGTCAAAAATACCCATAGTGCAGCTCCTCGAGAAAATTCGTTAGGCAGATGGCGTGCGAGCGGCCTTCTCGTCATGGCCCGACAGGCCAAAACGGCGGTCCAGCTCGTCGAGTACCGCCTGCGGATGTTGACCGAGGGCGGCCAGCATCACCAGGCTATGAAACCACAGATCGGCGGTCTCGTAGATGACATCACTGCAGTCGCCACTGACAGCGGCATCCTTGGCGGCAATGATGGTCTCGACGGATTCTTCGCCGACTTTTTCCAGAATCTTGTTCAAGCCCTTGTGGTACAGGCTGGCGACATAGGATGAATCGGCAGCGGCGCCTTTGCGCGCTTCGAGCACCTGGGCCAGGCGCGTCAGGGTGTCAGTCATGGGCAGATCCTGCCTGGTAGATGGCGTGCGGGTCCTTGAGGACAGCGTCGACGGTGTTCCACTGGCCGTCGGCGTACACGCGATAGAAGCAGCTTTCACGGCCGGTGTGGCAAGCGATATGGCCGATCTGCTCGACCATCAGGACGATCACGTCAGCGTCGCAGTCCAGGCGCATTTCGTGAAGGATCTGCACGTGGCCCGACTCTTCGCCTTTGCGCCACAGCTTGCCCCGGGAACGGGACCAATAGATGGCACGGTTTTCGGTGGCCGTCAGGCTCAGTGCTTCGCGGTTCATCCAGGCCATCATCAACACGCGCCCGGTTTTGTGATCCTGGGCGATGGCCGGTACCAGGCCATCTTCATTCCAGCGGATCTCGTCCAGCCAATCTTTCATCTTCGACTCCGGCAACAAGGCCTCTAGTGTGCCAGTGCTAGGCGCCACTGGCTATCGGCGAACGACCAGATACAAGCCGCTGCCCAGCATCAGCCAGCAGGGCCAGGCCTGTATCGAGTCGATGAGCGGCCCGGTCGCCGCCAGCGTAGCGCCGCCCACCAGCAGCAAGGCACCAGCGATGCGCAGCAGCCAGCCATCCGTATGGTGCCGCCAGTCAGGCTGTTTGTTCTTGCGGTGGGGTTGAGCGTTGCGTTCGAGCAGGTCGCGGGTCATGCCGATCAGGTGCGGTATCTGTTCGAGTTGCGTCTGCGCGCTGTTGAACAGCGATTTGGGGCTCACGCGTTCGCGCATCCAGCGCTCCAGGAAGGGCTGCGCGGTGCTCCACAGGTCGAGTTCCGGGTACAGCTGACGGCCCAGGCCCTCGATGTTGAGCAGGGTTTTTTGCAGCAGCACCAGTTGCGGCTGGATTTCCATGTTGAAGCGCCGCGCCGTCTGGAACAGGCGCATGAGCACCTGGCCGAAGGAAATATCCTTCAGCGGTTTTTCAAAGATCGGCTCGCACACGGTGCGGATGGCCGCTTCGAATTCATTGAGCTTGGTTTCGGCGGGCACCCAGCCGGAGTCGATGTGCAGCTGGGCCACGCGCCGGTAATCGCGCTTGAAGAACGCGAACAGATTGCGTGCCAGGTAATCCTGGTCTTCGGGGGTGAGGCTGCCGACGATCCCGCAGTCGATGGCGATGTACTTCGGGTCCCACGGGCTGACGGTGCTGATGAAAATGTTGCCGGGGTGCATGTCGGCGTGGAAGAAACTGTCGCGAAAGACCTGGGTGAAGAAGATCTCCACGCCGCGTTCGGCGAGCAGTTTCATGTCGGTGCGCTGATCGGCCAAGGTCGCCATATCGGTGACCTGCACGCCGTAGATGCGCTCCATCACCAGCACTTTCGGCCGGCACCAGTCCCAATAGACCTGCGGCACGTAGAGCAGCGGCGAACCTTCGAAATTGCGCTTGAGCTGGCTCGAGTTGGCGGCCTCGCGCAGCAGGTCGAGTTCGTCGTAGATGGTTTTTTCGTAATCGCTGACCACGTCCACCGGATGCAGCAGGCGGGCGTCGGCCGACAGACGTTCGGCCCAGCCGGCGAGGATGAACAGCCAGGCCAGGTCCTGGCCGATGATTGGCTTGAGGCCCGGGCGCACTACCTTGACGACCACTTCGTCGCCGTTTTTCAGACGGGCGCTGTGAACCTGCGCCACCGAGGCCGACGCCAAAGGCTCGACGTCGAAGCGGCTGAATACCGAGGTGATCTTTTGCCCCAGTTGCGACTCGATCAGCGCCATGGCCTGTTGCGGATCGAAGGGTGGCACGCGGTCCTGCAGCAGCATCAATTCATCGGCGATGTCTTCGGGCAGCAGATCGCGGCGGGTGGAGAGGATCTGCCCGAACTTGATGAAGATCGGCCCCAGGTCCTGTAGCGCCAGGCGCAGGCGGGCACCACGGGTCAGCTCGAGTGTTTTGCGCGGGAACCAGCGCCAGGGCATGGCGAAGCGGGTGATGCGCAGGAACCAGGGCAGGGGCAGGGCGAAAATCAGGTCATCGAGACGGTAGCGGATCACGACGCGCTGGATGCGCAACAAACGGCGGACGGCAAGCAGCTTCATGCGTTATCGCTGGAGTCGAGGGATCGGGAGAGGCGCTCAATACGCGCCTCGAGGCGTTCGGTGTCGATCTTGAGCTGGTCGAGCTCGGCGAAGCGGGCTTCGGCTTCGCGCTTGCCCACCAGTGTCCGGGATTCTTCGGCCAGGTACTCGCCGAGGTTGTTGCTCAGGCTGTCGAAGCCCTGGCGTGCCCAGCGTGCGCGGCTGTTGAGATGCCCGCTGAGCAGCGGCGTGGCCACCGGGCCGAGCCATTGCGACAGCTCGTATTCCCAGTCGAGCTCCAGGTCCTGCAGCACCTTGACCAGATCGATGAGCACGGCGCTGTCGCCGCTCAGATCGACCTGCGGGCTGTGCAACACGGCGGTCTTGTCCTTGCTCAGGCCCAGCTGGATCAGGCTCGAGGCTGGCGCGCGCAGCACGCAATCGGCAGGCGCCGCCCAGTGGCTGGCCAGCAGCAGGCCCTCGTCGCTGGGCAGGATGAACAGCTGCAGCGCCGGGTTGCGGCAATCGATCTCGATCACCTTGCCCTGCAATCGCGCCAACCGTGGCAGGGCGGTGCTGTCCATGCGCAGCACGCGGTTGAGGCCGTGCTCGACGCTGGCGATCAGGCCGCGCAGCAACATCAGGGTTTGATACCGCGGTGCAGCGCGACGATGCCCGAGGTCATGTTGTGGTAGGTGACGCGGTCGAAACCGGCCTGCACCATCATGGCCTTGAGGGTTTCCTGGTCGGGGTGCATGCGGATCGACTCGGCCAGATAGCGATAGCTCTCGGAGTCGTTGGTGATCAGCTTGCCGGCCAGTGGCATGAAGGCGAACGAATAGGCATCGTAGACCTTGGACATCAGCTTGTTGGTCGGCTTGGAGAACTCCAGCACCAGCAGGCGGCCGCCCGGCTTGAGCACGCGCAGCATCGAGGCGATGGCGTCTTCCTTGTGGGTGACGTTGCGCAGGCCGAAGGCGATGGTCACGCAGTCGAAGTGGTTGTCCGGGAAGGGCAGTTTTTCAGCGTCGGCCTGGACGAACTGGACGTTGCCAGCCACGCCGAGGTCGAGCAGGCGGTCGCGGCCGACCTTGAGCATGGAGGCGTTGATGTCGGCCAGTACCACTTCACCGGTCGGGCCGACCAGGTGCGAGAACTTGCGAGCGAGGTCGCCGGTACCGCCCGCGATGTCGAGCACCTTGTTGCCAGTGCGCACGCCGGACAGTTCGATCGCGAAGCGTTTCCACAGGCGATGCATGCCGCCCGACAGCACGTCGTTCATGATGTCGTACTTGGCCGCTACCGAGTGAAACACCTCGGCGACCTTTTCGGCCTTCTGGCTTTCGGGCACATTCTTGTAGCCGAAGTGCGTGGTGGGTTCGGCATCGCTGCCTTTGCGCTGATCATTCATATCGCTGTCACCGGAAAAAATTACTGCCATTCTAATCCTCGGTAGCCGCCTTTGTCTTGGCAAGCCTCAGGCTGATCGCGCATTGCTTGATCCGGGCTACTATAGGCACCGTTATTATTATCGTCCCAGGGGGTTGAATGAGTCGGATCAGCGTGGAGCGCAAACACAGCCTTGGGCGCGAGGTGGCAAAGCAGAAGGCCGAGTTGCTGGTGGAAAAGCTGGTCAGCAAATACGACGTCAAGGCGCATTGGCAGGGCGATACCGTGGAGGTCAAGCGCAGCGGCGCCAATGGTGTGATCAGCATCGACGACGACACCATTCGCGTGGATCTCAAGCTCGGCATGATGCTGTCGATGATGAGCGGCACCATCGAGTCGGAAATCGAACGTGTGCTCGACAAGGCTCTGGCTTGAGATCGACTGACGTTTCGCGGGCAGACCCTGCTCCCACTCAAGCGCGAGTCTGGGCGTGCAGTTAGGGTGAGGATTCTAAATTGGCGGGCTATGGTGAGTGCACGCCCTGAAGTGTGTGGGTACGGATATCCCTTCAAGCATGAGGTGCACCATGGCAACCGCCCCGCTGAAAAAAGCCGTAGCGCTGAAAAAGACGGCCCTGAAAAAAGACGTCACCCCCCTGGTGCGCAAAGCCCAGGCGGTGAAGACCGATACGGTCGTCGAGGTTCGCTCCTATGCCCGCAAGATCTGGCTCGCCGGGCTCGGCGCTTATGCCAAGGCCGGCAAGGAGGGCCTGGATTACGTGAAGGAACTGATCAAGGCCGGCGAGGGCGTCGAGAAGGATGGCAAGAAGGTCATCGACAAGGAGTTGAAGGCCGCCAATTCGCAGATCGATGCCGCCAAGGATGAGGTCGCCGAGGCCAAGGGCAAGGTCGAGGTGCAGCTCGACAAGCTGGAAAAACTCTTCGATGTGCGCGTCGCCAGCGCCCTGAATCGCATCGGCATCCCCTCCCGGCATGACGTCGATACACTCTCTGCTAAGCTCGATAAATTGACGGCATTGGTCGAACGTGCCGCGCGTAAACCATAAAGGAGAGCGGGATGGCTGGTAAGAAGAAGGTCGAGAAAGAAGGCACCTCCTGGATCGGCGGTATTGAAAAATACTCCCGGCAGATCTGGCTCGCCGGTTTGGGCGCTTATTCGAAGATCAGCAACGACGGCACCAAGCTGTTCGACACCCTGGTGAAGGATGGCGAGCAGGCCGAGGCGCAGGCCAAGACCGAAGTCGACAAACAGGTTGATACGGTGAAGAGTTCGGCCAAGTCGGCGCGTTCGCGGGTCGGCGACGTCAAGGATAAGGCACTGGGCAAGTGGAGCGAGTTGGAAGAGGCGTTCGAGACCCGCTTGAACAGCGCCATTTCGCGCCTGGGCGTGCCGAGCCGCAACGAGGTGAAAGCCCTGCACAGCAAGGTGGATACCCTGACTCGCCAGCTCGAGAAGCTCACGGGCGAATCGGTACGTGCGCCAGCGGCCAAGCCGGCGACAAAAGCTGCGGCGGCCAATGATGCGGCCAAGCCAGCGACCAAGACAACCAAGGGTGCGGCCAAGCCGTCGGCCAAGGCGGCTAGCGCGAGCAAGCCGTCGACCAAGACGGCTGCCAACGGCGCCAAGCCCGCGGCAAAAGCCCCGGCCAAGGCGGCGAGCAAACCTGCGGCGAAAACCGCCGCGGCCAAGCCTGCGGCTAAAGCGGTAGCGGGAGCCAAGGCTAAAACTGCTGCCGCCAAGTCGGCCGCCAAGGCAGCAGCGGCCAAGCCCGTAGCCGCGGCCAAAACGGCAGCGGCGAAAACCACTGGGGCAGCCAAGGCCACTGCGGCCACAACCACGGCAAGTGCCAAAGCTGCAGCGCCGAAAACCGTAGCAGCCAAGCCCGCAGCCAAGGCCAGGTCAGCGGCCAAGCCCGCTGCCAAAAAGCCCGAGCCCGCCAAGGCTGAAACCACGGCCGCAGGGGCCTCCTCGACATCACCCTCTACCCCGCCAGCAACGGGCTCGGCGCCAGCGACGCCGGCGGCTCAGTCGTAGTGTAGCGAGGGGGCTTTGTCCGATTACGGTGTATCAGCTGCGTTGACGCGGCTGACACTCTTTCGGGGTCGCGCCCCGTTCCTACAAGGTTTACGGCCAGTCCAGCAGACACGAATCGATAAGCGTTGTCCGGGCGGGCCTTTTTGCGTCCATAACCTTCTCGCACAGCGGGGGGCGCCACTGGATTGGTCAATTGAGATACTGCAACGCCAGCCGCTCCGTGGCATGGCGCGATTGCGCATGCAGGTGGGGCGCCACCAGCATCATCACCTGATACACCACCACCCCGGTCTCGCCTGACTGGCCGATGATGCGCTGGTAATCGAGCGAGAACACTAGGGTCAAGGTGATCTGTTCCACCAACTGCCCCAGTGCCTGGGTGTCGCTGGCCAATAATCCCTGGGCCTTCAGGTTGGCCAGCAAGGACGCCAGCGTGCGTTTGATCGCATCCAGTAGGCTGCGCACGCCGCGCGCCAGCTTCGGCAAGCGCCCGGCCAGGTTTGACAGGTCCTGGAACAGAAACCGATAGCGGGCCATGCGCTCGGCGATCAGGTGCAGGAACAGCCAATAGTCCTCGGGCGCCAACTGCACCTCATCGGGAGGGTTCAGCAGCGGCGTCAGTTCCTCTTCGAATCGCTCGAACAGCCCCAGGATCAAAGGCTCCTTGCCATGGAAGTGGTAGTACAGATTGCCTGGGCTGATTTCCAGTTCGTTGGCGATCTGCAGGGTCGTGACGTTGGGTTCGCCCAGTTGGTTGAACAGCGCCAGGGTGCATTCCAGTATCCGCTCGCGGGTCTTCATCGCAGGAAGGCGCCCCTGTCCAGTCGTCTAGTCTTGTGCCAGAGCGGCGGGCCTCTTCGCGGGCAAGCCTCGCTCCCACAGGTGTGCGACTCAAGTTTGGCGAGTTCTGTTGGAGGCTCTATGGTTCGAGGCAAGCAGTGCCGGCCTCTTCGCGGGCAAGCCTTGCTCCCACAGGTGTGCGACTCAAGCTTGGCGAGTTCTGTTGGAGGCTCTATGGTTCGAGGCAAGCAGTGCCGGCCTCTTCGCGGGCAAGCCTTGCTCCCACAGGTGTGCGACTCAAGTTTGGCGAGTTCTGTTGGAGGATCTATGGTTCGAGGCAAGCAGTGCCGGCCTCTTCGCGGGCAAGCCTTGCTCCCACAGGTGTGCGACTCAAGCTTGGCGAGTTCTGTTGGAGGATCTATGGTTCGAGGCAAGCAGTGCGGGCCTCTTCGCGGGCAAGCCTTGCTCCCACAGGTGTGCGCCTGCGCAACTGAGCACTCTGTGGGAGCAAGGCTTGCCCGCGAAGGGGCCATCCGCAGCACTGAATGGCCCACAGGCAGCACCGGCTCAGTCAGCCAGCACATAAGTACCCGGCGCCGGATCCTTCGGCGGATGCAGTTCGCTGCCCAAGGCCATCTGGGTTTCACGCAATGCCCCGGAGCGCTCCTGCACCCAGGCCAGCCACTGCGGCCACCAGCTGCCATCCACAGGCTTGGCGTCGTAATACCAGGCGCGCGGATCGCTGCTCATCTTGGGGTTTTCGAGGTGGTTGGCCTTAGGGTTGCCCGGCGGATTGAGGATGCTCTGGATGTGCCCGCTGTTGGCCAGCACGAAGCGTCGCTCACCCCCCAGCAACAGGCTGGAGCGATACACCGAGTCCCACGGGGTGATGTGATCGTTGCTGCCCGCCACGCTGAAGCTGTCGACGTTGACCTTTTGCAGATCGATCGGCGTGCCGCACACCTCCAGCCCGCCCGGCCGAGTCAACGGGTTGTGCTTGAAGAAGTCCAGCAGATCACCATGCAGCGCCGCAGGCAGACGGGTGTTGTCGTTGTTCCAGAACAGCACGTCGAAGGCTGGCGGCTCCTTGCCCAGCAGGTAATTGTTGACCCAGTAATTCCAGATCAGATCGTTGGGCCGCATCCAGGCGAACACCCGCGCCAGCTCGCTGCCTTCGAGCACGCCCTGCTGGTAGGAGCGGCGCTTGGCCGCTTCGAGCGTCTGCTCGTTGACGAACAACGAGGCCGGGCTGTCGATCTGGCTGTCAAGCAGGCTCACCAGGTAGGTCGCGCTGGACACCCGTGCCAGCTGCCGCTTGGCCTGCAAGTGCCCCTGCAACGCCGCGATGCTCAAGCCCCCCGAGCAGGCGCCGACCAGATTCACTTCGCGGCTGCCAGTGATCGCGCGGCAAGCGTTGAGCGCTTCTTCCAGCGCCTGCACGTAGCTCGACAGCCCCCACTCGCGGTGGCGGCCGTCGGGGTTGCGCCAACTGACGACGAACGTCTGCAGATTGTGCTTGAGGGCGTACTGCACGAAGCTGTTGGCGGGCGACAGGTCAAAGATATAGAACTTGTTGATCTGCGGCGGCACGATCAGCAGCGGGCGCCGGTACTGCTTTTCACTCATCGGGCGGTATTGGATCAGCTCCAGCATCTCGTTGCGAAACACTACGGCGCCGGGCGTGGTAGCGACTGTCTTGCCGACCTCGAAAGCCTGCTTGCCGATCTGGCTGGGCAGGCCGTGGTTATGCCGCAAGTCGTCGAGCAGGTGGTTCAGGCCCTTGACCAGGCTGGTGCCGCCGGAATTGAAAATCTCCTTGAGGGCCAGCGGATTGAGCAGCGAATTGGTCGGCGAGAGGGCGTCGTTGACCAAGGCAAAGACAAAATGCGCGCGAGCGCGGTCATCGTCGGACAACTGGCTGTTATCGATCCATTGTCGGGTTTCGGCCTGCCACGCGAGGTAGGCCTGCAGCCCGCGGCGGTAGAAGGGGTTGAGCGACCACGTCGGATCGCTGAAGCGCTGGTCACCGGGGTTGGGGGCGTGCAGGGTTTCGCCCAGCAGCACGCGGCCCAGCTGGCTGCCCAGATTGAGCGCGTGGCGGGCGCTATGGATCGGATGCTTGATACTGTGGCGGGCAACGCTGCGCAAGGTCGAAACCAGGTCGCGCCCGCCCAGCCCGCTGATCACGCTCTGGGCGTTGATGAAGGCCGCGGTGGTGGACACCGTAGGCGGGGCAGTCTTGTTCTTCATGGCGCTACACTCCTTCGTTCAGCCGTTTGATTGCCCTGGGTTTGTGTGGGAGCGGGGTCCCTAACTCGTTGCTCGCGGATGAACCACGGCGCGCTGGCGCTCTTCCTCGAGGAATTTCATGATGATCGGCGCCACCGTGCCGGCGCGGGTCACCAAAAACAGATGGCCGTCATCGATGATATGTAACTGGGCGTTGGGGATGCGCCATGCCAGCAGACGCATGTTCACCAACGGGATCAGCGGATCGTCGTCACCGGCCAGCACCAGGGTCGGCTGATGGATCTTGTGCAGCCAGTGCACGCTGGTCCAACCGAGGCCTGCGAACAGTTGCCAGTAGTAACCCAGCTTGCCGGACGAGCGCACCTTGCTGGCATGGGACATCGCCAGGCCGGCGTCGCGTCGAAAACTGCCGCCGTAGATTTCCGGCGCGATGCGCACCACATGGGACGGCTGCAGATAGCGCCGCGGGCTGGCCATCAACCACAGCACGCGCGGCTTGCCGGGCACCATCACCGCGCCGGCCGAGGTGGCGGCGAGCACCAGCTTCTTGCAGCGCTCGGGGTAAGAGTAGGCGAACTGCTGGGCCAAGGCGCCGCCCCACGACACACCGATGACGTTGACCTGGCCATAGTCGAGGTAGTCGAGCATGCGTGCGGTCAACTGCGCCAGGCCCGGGAAGCGATAAGGGCGGCTGGGCGTGGACGAGCCGCCGACCCCGGGCACGTCGAAGGCGATCACCTCCAGGTCCGGGTCCAGCGCGGCGACGAACGGGAACACCAGCTCCAAGTTGGCGCCGATGCCATTGAAGATCAGCAGCGGCGTCATGTGCGGGCTGCCGGGACGTACCGCCGTGCGGATGGCCTGGCCATCGAGGTCCACGGTACGAAATATGTACGGTTGCGGCATGCACTCGATCCTTTGCAAGCAATGGTGGGGCGGCAGCGGCGATCGCAATCAGTCAGCGTTCATGCACGTAGGTCCCGGGCGCGGCCTCGCCAGCGGCAAAAGCCTTGCTGCCGAGTTCCGAGGGCGCCTTCTTGAGCTTGCCGGAGTGTTTACCCAGCCAGTCTGCCCAGTGTAGCCACCATGAGTCAGTGTGCTTGACGGCGTTGTCCTGCCAGTCGCTTGGCGAGGTGGTGGTTTCATCGTTGGTCATGAAGCGGGCCTTGGGGTTGCCCGGTGGATTGAGGATGCTCTGGATATGGCCGCTGCTCGACAGCACGAACTCGATCTTGCCTCCAAACAGTTGCGCCGAGCGAAAGCACGAGTGCCAAGGGGTGATGTGGTCGGCGGTGCCGGCGACGCTGAAGATGTCGCATTTGACCTGCTTGAGATCGATCGGCGTGCCGCACACCTCCAGGGCGCCGGCGCGGGTCAGCGGGTTGTTCTTGAACATCTCGATCAGGTCGCCGTGGAAGGCTGCGGGCAGGCGCGTGGTGTCGTTATTCCAGAACAGGATGTCGAACACCGGCGGCTCGTTGCCCAGCAGGTAATTGTTGACCCAGTAATTCCAGATCAGGTCGTTGGGGCGCATCCAGGCAAATACCCTGGCCATGTCCCGGCCTTCGAGCACGCCTGACTGATAGGAATGACGCTTGGCGGCCTCCAGCGTCTGCTCGTCGACGAACAGCGCCACTTGGGTGTCCAGGGTAGTGTCGAGCACGCTGACCAGCAGGGTCAGGGAATGCACCTTTGGTTGTTTGAGCGCAGCGTAATGGCCCACCAGCGCGGTGCAGGTGATCCCCCCGGAGCAGGCGCCGAGGATGTTGATGTCCTTGCTGCCGGAAATCGCCGTGACCACCTCGACTGCTTCCTTGAGGGCATCGATGTAGGTCGACAGCCCCCATTCGCGCTGGGCCTTGGTGGGGTTGCGCCAACTGATGATGAAGGTCGGCACATTGTTGCGCAGGCAGAAGCGCACCAGGCTCTTGTCGGGGCTCAGGTCGAACACGTAGAACTTGTTGATCTGCGGCGGCACGATGAGCATCGGCCGCTCGTGGTTCTGCTCGGTGATGGGGGCGTACTGGATCAGCTCCAGCACGTCGTTGCGAAACACCACCGCGCCTTCGCTGGTGGCGAGGTTCTTGCCGACCTCGAAGGCGTCCATATTGACCTGGCTGGGCATGCCGCCATTCTTGACCAGGTCCTTGGCCAGGTGCGAGAGGCCGTCGAGGAGGCTCTTGCCGCCGGTCTCGAAGAAGCGTTTGACCGCTGCCGGGTTGGCAGCGCCGTTGGTCGGCGCCATGGCTTCGGTCATCAGGTTGATGACGAAGTGGCCGCGGCTGATGTCCTGAGCCGAGAGCTCGCTGCCGTCGAGCCAGCTGTGCAGTTCCTTGCGCCAGGCCAGGTAGGTCTGCAGGTAACGGCGGTAAAGGGGGTTCTGACTCCAGGCCGGGTCGACGAAGCGGCGGTCGTCGCTTTCCGGTTGCAGGGTGGACGAGCCCAGCAGGACGTTTTTCAGTTCCAGGCCGAAGTGTGCCACGTGGCGAGCACTCAACAGCGGTTGGCGCAAGGCCAGACGCAGGACCATCCGTGCAGAGGTCAGCAGGTCCTTGCGGCGCAGGCCGATCACCGGGTTCAGGCCGAGGGTGTTATGTGAGGCTTGCTGCTTGATGTCATCGGTGTTCTTGCTGCTCATCCACGACGCTCCATTGTCCAGAGGCGTGCGGCGGCGGCTGCTCTGACGGGCCTGCCGCGCACCGCGCTCGGGTAACCAGTGATCGCTATTGCCCCCAAAGTGAAGCACGGAGCCTGCCAGTTACCAGTGGTTACGCGAGTTCGAGCCAATGCGCAAGAAAGCCTATCCCCGCCAGTTGGCAAGGTATTCAAGCAAATAGATTTGGAAAACGGATGCTGGAAAGCCCTGCTGGGGCTCAGAGCATCAGCTTGACCACGGATTGCGCGGGGTCGCGGGTTTTGCCGGCGGCGCGCAGTTCGTCCAGATAGTCGTTCCACAGATCTTCCTGACGAACGGCGAGCTGGTAGAGGTATTCCCAGGTGAACAGACCGCTGTCGTGGCCATCGTCGAAGGTCAATTTGAGTGCGTATTGCCCGGCAGGTTCGATCTTGGTCAGGCCGACTCCGAGTTTGCCGAACTGCAGGATCGGCTTGCCGTGGCCCTGCACTTCAGCCGAAGGCGAGTGCACCCGCAGGAATTCGGCGGGCAGGGTGTAGGACTCCCCCGTGCCGTATTGCAGGGTGAGGGTTTTCGAGGCTTTGTGCAGGTTGATGGCGGTGGGGAGGTTAGTCATGGCCAGGGGCTCTTGGGCAGCTGCAAGCTGCAAGCTACAAGTATTCAGCTTATAGCTTGCCGCTTGCCGCTGCTCTACAGTATGTAGCGCGACAGATCTTCGTTTTCCGCCAGCTCGCCCAAGTGGCTGTTGACGTAGTCGGCATCAATGCGGATCGGCGTTTCGCTGTGGGCGCTGGCCAGGTCGCCGGCACTGAACGAGACTTCCTCCAGCAGGCGCTCCAGCAGCGTGTGCAAGCGACGGGCACCGATATTCTCGGTCTTCTCGTTGACCTGCCAGGCGATCTGGGCAAGGCGCTTGATGCCTTCCGGGGCGAACTCGATATGCAGGCCTTCGGTCTTGAGCAGTGCCACATATTGCTCGGTCAGCGACGCGTGCGGTTCGCTGAGGATACGCTCGAAATCTTCCGGGCTGAGGGCCTTGAGCTCGACGCGGATCGGCAGCCGGCCTTGCAGCTCGGGCACCAGGTCGCTCGGCTTGCTCAGGTGGAACGCGCCCGAGGCGATGAACAGGATGTGGTCGGTCTTGACCATGCCCAGCTTGGTATTCACCGTGCAGCCTTCGATCAACGGCAGCAAGTCGCGCTGCACGCCTTCGCGGGACACATCGGCGCCGCCGACATTACCGCGCTTGGCGACTTTGTCGATCTCGTCGATGAACACGATGCCGTGCTGTTCCACCGCTTCGAGGGCTGCGGCCTTGAGCTCCTCTTCGTTGACCAGGCGCCCGGCTTCTTCTTCACGCACCAGCTTGAGCGCTTCCTTGACCTTGAGCTTGCGGCTCTTGCGTTTGCCCTTGCCCATGTTGGCGAACAGGCTCTGCAGCTGGTTGGTCATCTCTTCCATGCCTGGCGGCGCAGAAATATCGACGCCAGCCATCTCGGCCACTTCGATCTCGATTTCCTTGTCGTCCAGCTGGCCTTCGCGCAGGCGCTTGCGGAACAGCTGGCGCGTGTTTGAATCGCTCGCCGGGGCTTCTTCGCTAAAGCTGCCGCGGGCCTGTGGCAGCAGCGCGTCAAGGATGCGTTCCTCGGCGGCGTCTTCGGCGCGATGGCGGACCTTGACGATTTCCTGCTCGCGCAGCAGCTTGAGGGCGGCATCGGCCAGATCGCGGATGATCGACTCGACATCACGGCCGACGTAGCCGACTTCGGTGAACTTGGTCGCTTCGACCTTGATGAACGGGGCGTTGGCCAGCTTGGCCAGGCGCCGGGCGATTTCGGTCTTGCCGACGCCGGTCGGGCCGATCATCAGGATGTTCTTGGGCGTCACTTCGACGCGCAGCTCTTCAGGCAGCTGCATGCGGCGCCAGCGGTTGCGCAGGGCGATGGCGACGGCGCGCTTGGCATCGTCCTGGCCGATGATATGGCGGTTGAGTTCGTGGACGATTTCGCGGGGGGTCATGG
Proteins encoded:
- a CDS encoding phasin family protein, whose translation is MKKTALKKDVTPLVRKAQAVKTDTVVEVRSYARKIWLAGLGAYAKAGKEGLDYVKELIKAGEGVEKDGKKVIDKELKAANSQIDAAKDEVAEAKGKVEVQLDKLEKLFDVRVASALNRIGIPSRHDVDTLSAKLDKLTALVERAARKP
- a CDS encoding polyhydroxyalkanoic acid system family protein encodes the protein MSRISVERKHSLGREVAKQKAELLVEKLVSKYDVKAHWQGDTVEVKRSGANGVISIDDDTIRVDLKLGMMLSMMSGTIESEIERVLDKALA
- the ubiB gene encoding ubiquinone biosynthesis regulatory protein kinase UbiB, with translation MKLLAVRRLLRIQRVVIRYRLDDLIFALPLPWFLRITRFAMPWRWFPRKTLELTRGARLRLALQDLGPIFIKFGQILSTRRDLLPEDIADELMLLQDRVPPFDPQQAMALIESQLGQKITSVFSRFDVEPLASASVAQVHSARLKNGDEVVVKVVRPGLKPIIGQDLAWLFILAGWAERLSADARLLHPVDVVSDYEKTIYDELDLLREAANSSQLKRNFEGSPLLYVPQVYWDWCRPKVLVMERIYGVQVTDMATLADQRTDMKLLAERGVEIFFTQVFRDSFFHADMHPGNIFISTVSPWDPKYIAIDCGIVGSLTPEDQDYLARNLFAFFKRDYRRVAQLHIDSGWVPAETKLNEFEAAIRTVCEPIFEKPLKDISFGQVLMRLFQTARRFNMEIQPQLVLLQKTLLNIEGLGRQLYPELDLWSTAQPFLERWMRERVSPKSLFNSAQTQLEQIPHLIGMTRDLLERNAQPHRKNKQPDWRHHTDGWLLRIAGALLLVGGATLAATGPLIDSIQAWPCWLMLGSGLYLVVRR
- a CDS encoding phosphoribosyl-ATP diphosphatase, which codes for MTDTLTRLAQVLEARKGAAADSSYVASLYHKGLNKILEKVGEESVETIIAAKDAAVSGDCSDVIYETADLWFHSLVMLAALGQHPQAVLDELDRRFGLSGHDEKAARTPSA
- the hisI gene encoding phosphoribosyl-AMP cyclohydrolase, which gives rise to MKDWLDEIRWNEDGLVPAIAQDHKTGRVLMMAWMNREALSLTATENRAIYWSRSRGKLWRKGEESGHVQILHEMRLDCDADVIVLMVEQIGHIACHTGRESCFYRVYADGQWNTVDAVLKDPHAIYQAGSAHD
- a CDS encoding SCP2 domain-containing protein: MLLRGLIASVEHGLNRVLRMDSTALPRLARLQGKVIEIDCRNPALQLFILPSDEGLLLASHWAAPADCVLRAPASSLIQLGLSKDKTAVLHSPQVDLSGDSAVLIDLVKVLQDLELDWEYELSQWLGPVATPLLSGHLNSRARWARQGFDSLSNNLGEYLAEESRTLVGKREAEARFAELDQLKIDTERLEARIERLSRSLDSSDNA
- a CDS encoding phasin family protein; translated protein: MAGKKKVEKEGTSWIGGIEKYSRQIWLAGLGAYSKISNDGTKLFDTLVKDGEQAEAQAKTEVDKQVDTVKSSAKSARSRVGDVKDKALGKWSELEEAFETRLNSAISRLGVPSRNEVKALHSKVDTLTRQLEKLTGESVRAPAAKPATKAAAANDAAKPATKTTKGAAKPSAKAASASKPSTKTAANGAKPAAKAPAKAASKPAAKTAAAKPAAKAVAGAKAKTAAAKSAAKAAAAKPVAAAKTAAAKTTGAAKATAATTTASAKAAAPKTVAAKPAAKARSAAKPAAKKPEPAKAETTAAGASSTSPSTPPATGSAPATPAAQS
- the ubiE gene encoding bifunctional demethylmenaquinone methyltransferase/2-methoxy-6-polyprenyl-1,4-benzoquinol methylase UbiE, with the protein product MNDQRKGSDAEPTTHFGYKNVPESQKAEKVAEVFHSVAAKYDIMNDVLSGGMHRLWKRFAIELSGVRTGNKVLDIAGGTGDLARKFSHLVGPTGEVVLADINASMLKVGRDRLLDLGVAGNVQFVQADAEKLPFPDNHFDCVTIAFGLRNVTHKEDAIASMLRVLKPGGRLLVLEFSKPTNKLMSKVYDAYSFAFMPLAGKLITNDSESYRYLAESIRMHPDQETLKAMMVQAGFDRVTYHNMTSGIVALHRGIKP